The Thermomicrobiales bacterium genome includes a region encoding these proteins:
- a CDS encoding Stp1/IreP family PP2C-type Ser/Thr phosphatase has protein sequence MEDSRLIVGAATDPGPVREGNEDAVYHEIVQTPTADELLVLAVADGVGGYQRGEVASSMAIDALRERFTTAESDDVVILLKQAFRQANEQIYAGGSVDGEHNMMGTTLVAGIVKGMDLAVGNIGDSRAYLVRAKNLNQITHDHSLVAEQVAMGAMTQDEARGSQHKNIITRALGHRQRVDVDIFELTLLPDDRLLLSTDGLHDHLSDDEMTSILLSMQPEDAAKELVDRAIRAGSTDNVTALCVWAAPISILDAPAEEPVADSRMNLVLTILVVLGLLIFVAIVGYVVFVT, from the coding sequence GTGGAGGACAGTCGTCTTATCGTCGGTGCTGCGACCGACCCCGGACCGGTCCGTGAGGGCAACGAGGACGCGGTTTACCACGAAATCGTACAAACTCCCACGGCGGATGAACTCCTCGTTCTCGCCGTCGCCGATGGCGTGGGCGGCTACCAGCGCGGTGAGGTCGCGTCCAGCATGGCAATCGACGCATTGCGCGAGCGATTCACCACCGCTGAATCCGATGACGTCGTAATCCTGCTCAAGCAGGCGTTTCGCCAGGCGAACGAGCAAATTTACGCCGGTGGCTCCGTCGACGGCGAGCACAACATGATGGGCACCACGCTCGTCGCCGGTATCGTCAAGGGCATGGACCTCGCCGTCGGCAACATAGGTGACAGCCGCGCCTACCTCGTCCGGGCCAAGAACCTCAATCAGATCACCCACGACCATTCCCTTGTCGCCGAGCAGGTTGCGATGGGCGCAATGACGCAGGACGAGGCCCGCGGCAGCCAGCACAAGAACATCATCACCCGCGCGCTCGGCCATCGCCAGCGCGTCGACGTCGATATCTTCGAGCTAACGCTGCTGCCCGACGACCGCCTGCTGCTCTCGACCGACGGCCTGCACGATCACCTCTCCGACGACGAGATGACCTCAATCCTGCTCTCGATGCAGCCCGAAGATGCCGCCAAGGAATTGGTCGATCGCGCCATTCGCGCAGGCTCGACCGACAACGTCACTGCGCTCTGCGTCTGGGCCGCACCGATCAGCATCCTCGATGCCCCGGCCGAAGAGCCGGTTGCCGACTCGCGCATGAACCTTGTCCTGACGATTCTGGTCGTGCTCGGCCTGCTGATCTTCGTTGCCATCGTCGGCTACGTCGTCTTTGTGACGTGA